The genomic stretch CTTTCCATATGTCCATGGAGGTCCCTGATTCTGGACATATTCCCGCTGCCCTTTATTTGGGCAAATATATGGTGGATGCTAATCTCAAGACAAAAGGAGGACTCACTGGGTTTCATCTAAGCTTACTTTTGACCACTCTGGATGCTTTGGCTAAAGAAGAAGATTAGAAGGTTTTCAATACAGTTTTGGCTTGCAGTATCTATGGTATTGTTTTGTTTACCAACATGGTTAATTTCGTCGATATAAACGCCATTCGTATTTTCATGATGGGGAACCCTGTACCACCTCTTTTGGGAGATGTTTACCATTCCATTCATTCCAGAAATAACAAGAAAAGAGGTGGTTTAGTATGTTGTTATGCTCCTCTTTTGTATCATTGGTTCTGAAGTCATCTCCCTTGCAAAGGAGTGTTCGCAGATAACAAGGAAACCTCGAAATGGTCCAAGAGATTGATGAGACTTAATTCTAATGACCTGGTGTGGTATAACTTGAGGTTGGATAGAATGGAAAAGTATGAGGTGATTGTGGTATAGCTTGAGAATACTTCAATCAGACTTTGCTTTTGAATAAGAAGTTGAAGCAGGAAAAGGAAGATTTGAGCATGCAAGTTTTCAGCTTTAGGCAAGAAAAGATGGATTTGGCTCATAAACTTAGAGAAAGGGATGAATTAATTGGCGAATATGGTCTCGCTGTGGATGGAAGAGTCAGAAAGAAGAATAAGATTAACATAATTAGAGGGGATACTTCTACAATTATTGAAGAACAAAAGAGAGCTCTTGAAGAGGTTGAAGAAGAAATCAAGCAAAAGCATCGAGAGCATGAATCGCTTAAGGTCACCAAACCCAAGATAGAGAAAAGGTACAAAGACAAGATTAAAAGACTGGAGAAGCAGCTTCAGGATAAGAATACTCAATTCGAAGAGGAAAATACTCAGAGGATAAGGGTGGAAATTCAGCTCAAAGGGAGCCACATTAATTTGGAAAAAGTTATGGGGGAGATTGCAAGCCTTAAAGCTCAGTTGAGAGAGAGAGATGATGCTCCCTTAGAAATCCAACTTCTAGAATGCAACGAATGTGAGAAGTTGATTGATCAATGTAGGTACTTGGATGATATGATTTCTTAGAAAGATGTGGTTATCTAAAACCTTGTCTAGAAACGCAATCAGGAAGAAACAAAGAAGATGTTTGAAGAGTCCAAAGCTTGGAGTCTGAAGTATCTCAAGAGTGGAGGACATATGACCTATGTGGATTGGAAGATTTAATTTGGTCTTTTTGTTTTTCATGTATTAAATCACCATCATTATTGTTGATGGGATCTTTTGATTTTCACTCTTGCTTTGATTATACACTTATTCCTCTTGTAAGAACTACTTATGTTACTCTGGTTTGTTAATGAAGAAGATGTTCAGTCTATCCAAGTGTTCATTATTTATCTTCTATTTCTTTTCTCTTATATAACTTGAATCAAAATTTCAAGACCCTGGAAATACATAAACATGTCATTAcatgcattgcattcattcatgcattcatactGCATTCATAACAGGTTTTCTGGTCGGACTTATCTTATTGACTCTGCTCTTCTTAGTAGAGATTGCAAATCTAGTCATTCACCATTACACCACAAGAAACAACCAGAGACGTCAAATGGATCAAATTCGGGCTAACATTGAAGAGATGAGAAACCATATGGATACTAGGATGACACAGTTCGTGGAGGCCATTGCCAATGTGACTCGTAATCAGGAAGAATTAAGGGATCTTGTGGAGAGACCTCGTGTTGAGATTGAACGACCTGAGTTGATATTCGAAGATGTTTCTGTGGGGCAGCCTCGTCCCAATATTACTATGAATTTCGCTGGGCTGAATTTTAATGATCAACATGCTAATGGTTATCATGCTCATAACCAGGGCCTGCGTGGAATTTTTCCACCACCTCTACCATCACTGTACAATCATGGGGAACCATATCTCATTGTTGGGAACATGAAGAGACATCCCAAGGTAAAGGGAAGCCCTCAATTGCAAGATTTGGAAATGGATCGTAACGAAGATATGTATTCAATGCATAACAGTGACATATGAGTTCATGTTGATGATAGGAAATACCGTCTGttggaagaaaggttgaaggcCGTAGAAGGACAAGGTGTTTTAGGGATGGACGTTACTGACCTGGGACTGGTGCTAGGGGTAAGGGTTCCACCTAAGTTCAAAGTTCCTGTCTTTGATAAATATACTGGTACAACTTGCCCAAAGACACATGTTATAGGTTATTATCGCAAGATGTCTGCTTATTCTAAAGATGAAAGGTTGTTAATGCATTTCTTCTAGGATAGCCTAGATGGGGCATCTTTAGAATGGTATATGCATCTGGAAAGAACATGCATCAGAAACTGGAGGGATTTGGTGGAAGCATTTGTGAAACACTACCAATACAATATCGACATGGCACCAAATAGGACCCAATTACAAAGTCCAACTCAGGGACCGAATGAGTCATTCAAtgaatatgctcagaaatggcgtgaactagctgctagagttcaacctccattgaTGGAGAGAGAACTGGttgacatgttcatgggtaccTTGCAAGGTCTTTACTACAACATAATGGTGGGTAGTACTTATACTAGTTTTTCCGAATTAGTAATGGCTGGAGATAGAATTGAAGTTGGTCTCAAGATGGGTAAAATATAGTCAGCCACTACTAGGAGTTTTGCAGGTGGAGTTAGTAAGAATTCGTTCAATGGTTACCctaagaagaaggaaggtgaaTCAAGCGCCACTTATATTCAAAGAGGCAGAGGTAGACAAAAATAccaaccacaacatcaacaacactatcaacatcaacaacattatcaacatcaacaTCACCATCCACGTCAACAACAACAGGTGAATGCAGTGGCCATTCCAATCACCGTAACTcctcagcaacaacaacaaccacaataccaccaccaacaacaacaaacataaacCGCTCCTCGTCGTAATTACAATCAGCCAAGACAACCTAGGATCGAGAAAGTGTTTGATCCGCTCCCTATGACTTATTCTCAAGTACTCCAACATCTACTACAATTGAAGTTGGTTAATTTAAGGAGCATGCCACTGCCACCTCTTCCTGAGAGGCTCCCTGCAGGTTATAATCCTAATACTCGTTGCGAATTTCATTCTGAGGCCATAGgccatgatgtggagaattgttgGGCCCTTAAATACAAAGTGAAAGAATTATTGGATTCCAATGCCATTCAGTTCACCCCGGACAATAGGCCTAATGTTATTCAAAATCCGATGCCAACTCACGGTGGACCTACTGTTAATATGGTAGAAGAGGGTGAGAGTTTTAACTTGATCATGGATGTGAACTTGTTGTCTACTCCTTTACCGTGTATTAAGAGTTACCTGATCCAAAGCGGAGTTTTTCCTGGGTGTCCCCCAAATTGTTGTGGATGCCAGCACCAGCCTGAGGGATGTGTTAGCCTGAGGATTGGGATTCAAAATTTGATCAATAATGGTATTCTACAGTGTGACAAGATCGTGAAAGACGAGAAAGTTGAAGAGAAAGAGGTGGCAGTAATTTCCATTCCATATACTCCTGCAAATATTCCAACACCTATTAGGCCTACATCCTTGACAATCACGTTTCCTGGTCCTATCCCTTACTCCTGCGAGAATGTTGTACCTTGGGATTATGGGTCAGATATTTATTACCATGTAGTAAAGCAAGAAGGGAGGAAATCCGAAGACAAACCAAGTGAAGACACAAGTTTAAATTTTGACAACTCTACCGGTATAGGAAGAATTACCAAAAGTGGTCGGGTGTATTCTCCATAAAATGTCCAAGATAATGTTGACGCCTTGGCAAAGGCCAAGGGTAAACAAGTGATGAGTGACAATTCATGGTCCACACAGGTTAATGCTCTGAATGTAGTACCTGTGACTTCATTGTCCCAAGAAGTTGAAGAGTTATTGAGATTAATCAGGAAAAGTGACTATAAAGAGATAGATCATCTGAGCCAGACGCCATCTAAGATTTCAATATTGTCCTTGTTGTTGTGTTCCGAAGCTCACAGGAATGCCTTGATGAAATTATTGAGTTCTACTTTTGTACCACAAAACATCACTGTCAACCAACTAGAAGGGGTTATGGCTAGTATTTCAGCTGATAACAATTTGGGTTTTACAGACTTTGATCTTCCTCCAGAAAGgcgcaatcataacaaagccttgcgCATTTCTATGGAATGCAAAGGAACTACATTATCCCGTGTATTGGTAGATACCGTATCatccttgaatgtgctgcctaaaTCTGCTCTGATGAAGATTGATTATGCAGGAGTTGAATTGCGCCCCAGTAACTTGATAGTCTGGGCCTTTGATGAGTCTCGAAGAGCTGTTTTTGGTGAAGTAGACCTACCTGTCAAAATTGAACCCCAAGTCTTCGGTACGACATTCTTCGTCATGGACATATAGCCTGCATACTGTTGTTTGCTAGGACGCTCGTGGACTCATATGGCAAGTGATGTAACATCTACATTACATCAGAAAGTGAAATTCCCAAGTGGTGGTAAGATTGTTACTGTGTGTGGCAAAGAAGAGTACATGGTGAGTCATCTGACATCCTTCCGATAAGTAGAAGTTGAAGGGGAAATACATAAAACTCCGTTTTAGGCGTTCGAGGCAGTCCAGATGATCAAAACCCCTTGTTTTGAGGATAAAAGGCATGTAGTTTCCATGTCTTCATTGAAGGACACCAGAGCAGTGGTCGAGAGTGGTCACCCCGAAGGTTGGGGTCGTGTGTTGGATCTCCCTTTGAAATTTGACAAGTTGGGCCTCAGTTTCAGTAATTCCCAGCAAGACGTAGCTCCTGAAGCTCCCCAAGCTCCAAAAGTTCTCACCCCGGTGAGGTTTACAAGTGTTGGGTTTATCAATAATGATCAGGCCAATGAtgttggtgatgatgatgatgatgatgatgatgataatgattaTGACATCGACAACTAGATCCGGCCAAGTGTTCCAGGTGAAGAACTTCGCAATTGGACCGCAAAGATGTCACCCAAGTCACAATTAATcaagagtaattttcttttgttttcttaTCATGCAATAATTCCCACGCTCTGCCCAAGGCATGGTGAATCATGTAGGGCCACCCTATTTAATTtacaatttttatcataaaaTAAAGGACGTTTTCACATTCTAAATTTTTGATCCTTGGTTTTCTATTTTACTTTTATCTTTCCTTTTAAAAATGGCAATATTTTCCTTTCACCATACACTTCCTAAAAAAGCATAAAAAACATCATTAATGTAGATCCACGTCCACTTCGGACCCcattgataacgattctgctatcgctcattatgactttgacaatcagatctaccaagccgaagaaGAAGGTGACAAAGATTGTGAACTCCTTGAAGAGTTGATAAGAATATTGAGGCAGGAGGAAAAGGTCATCCAGCCGCACCAAGAAGACATTGAGGTTGTGAATCTTGGAAATAAGGATGACATAAAAGAGGTTAGAATAGGTTCTTCTTTGGAAGAAAGTGTGAAGACCAGGTTGATCGATATGCTGCGAGAATTCATCGACATATtcgcttggtcctatcaagacatgtttcgcttggtcatatcaagacaTGTCGGGGCTGGAcaccgatattgtggtgcatatGCTACCTTTGAAAGAAGAATGTCCACCTGTTAAGTAGAAGCTTCgaagaatgcatcctgatatgTCTAAAAAGATCAAAGATGAAGTGCAAAAGAAGTTTGATGCAGGTCTTCTATAAGTTGCTTCTTATCCTCTGTGGGTAGCtaacatcgtcccagtacctaaaAAATACGGTAAagtacggatgtgtgttgattatcatgatttgaatagagcaagtcccaaggatgattttcctctccctcacattgatgtattggtcgataatACTGCGCAGTTCTCAGTATTTTCTTTCATGGACGGCttctccggttataatcagattaaaatggatcctaaagacatggagaagaccacgtttattacaccttggggaaccTTTTGTTAGAAGGTTATGCCTTTTAGGCTAAAGAACGCAGGGGCAACTTACCAGTGTGCAATGGTAACCCTATTTCATGACATGATCCATAAAGAAATTGAGTGCTAcgtggacgatatgattgcaaaatcccaCATAGAGGAAGAACATCTAATCAACCTGCggaagttgtttgaaagattgaggAAGTTAAGGATAAGT from Lathyrus oleraceus cultivar Zhongwan6 chromosome 7, CAAS_Psat_ZW6_1.0, whole genome shotgun sequence encodes the following:
- the LOC127103430 gene encoding uncharacterized protein LOC127103430, producing the protein MTYSQVLQHLLQLKLVNLRSMPLPPLPERLPAGYNPNTRCEFHSEAIGHDVENCWALKYKVKELLDSNAIQFTPDNRPNVIQNPMPTHGGPTVNMVEEGESFNLIMDVNLLSTPLPCIKSYLIQSGVFPGCPPNCCGCQHQPEGCVSLRIGIQNLINNGILQCDKIVKDEKVEEKEVAVISIPYTPANIPTPIRPTSLTITFPGPIPYSCENVVPWDYGSDIYYHVVKQEGRKSEDKPSEDTSLNFDNSTGIGRITKSGRVNALNVVPVTSLSQEVEELLRLIRKSDYKEIDHLSQTPSKISILSLLLCSEAHRNALMKLLSSTFVPQNITVNQLEGVMASISADNNLGFTDFDLPPERRNHNKALRISMECKGTTLSRVLVDTVSSLNVLPKSALMKIDYAGVELRPSNLIVWAFDESRRAVFGEVDLPVKIEPQVFGTTFFVMDI